A single region of the Actinoplanes sp. SE50/110 genome encodes:
- the pstA gene encoding phosphate ABC transporter permease PstA — translation MSIVMTPDNIRSRKFPVAANLAVAVAALIVSAVVVLGTGIGNWVLVAFLGVVFYLVGLNLAASRVEGRRAARNRMWQTLIYTACVLAVLPLASVVWTLLAKGVDRLDGDFFGSSMANIGARDANGGAYHAIVGTLEQVGIATLFAVPLGVLGAVYLVEYGRGRFATTVRFFVDVMTGIPSIVAGLFILSFWVLIVSPWFNNGEPEYSGFAAALALTVLMLPTIVRSTEEMLRLVPGPLREGAYALGVPQWKTILSVVLPTAAPGIVTGVMLAIARAAGETAPVLLVAGGLARINFDPFAGGQSSLALYVFQQAGDASKYSPARAWTAALTLVALVLIFTIGAKLLARRNKLTR, via the coding sequence ATGAGCATCGTGATGACGCCGGACAACATCCGCAGCAGGAAGTTCCCGGTCGCCGCCAACCTGGCGGTCGCCGTGGCCGCACTGATCGTCTCCGCCGTCGTGGTGCTCGGGACCGGCATCGGCAACTGGGTGCTGGTCGCCTTCCTCGGCGTGGTGTTCTACCTGGTCGGCCTCAACCTGGCCGCGTCCCGGGTGGAGGGCAGGCGCGCCGCCCGCAACCGGATGTGGCAGACCCTCATCTACACCGCCTGCGTGCTGGCCGTCCTGCCGCTGGCCTCGGTGGTGTGGACGCTGCTCGCCAAGGGCGTCGACCGGCTCGACGGCGACTTCTTCGGCTCGTCGATGGCGAACATCGGCGCCCGCGACGCGAACGGCGGCGCTTACCACGCCATCGTCGGCACCCTGGAGCAGGTCGGCATCGCCACCCTGTTCGCCGTGCCGCTCGGCGTACTCGGCGCGGTCTACCTGGTGGAGTACGGCCGGGGCCGGTTCGCCACCACGGTCCGCTTCTTCGTCGACGTGATGACGGGCATCCCGTCGATCGTCGCCGGTCTGTTCATCCTCTCCTTCTGGGTGCTGATCGTCAGCCCCTGGTTCAACAACGGGGAGCCGGAGTACTCCGGCTTCGCGGCCGCGCTGGCCCTGACCGTGCTGATGCTGCCGACCATCGTGCGCTCCACCGAGGAGATGCTGCGCCTGGTTCCGGGCCCGCTCCGCGAGGGTGCGTACGCGCTGGGCGTCCCGCAGTGGAAGACGATCCTCAGCGTGGTGCTGCCCACCGCGGCACCCGGCATCGTCACCGGCGTCATGCTCGCCATCGCCCGCGCGGCCGGCGAGACCGCCCCGGTGCTGCTGGTCGCGGGTGGCCTCGCCCGGATCAACTTCGATCCGTTCGCCGGCGGTCAGTCGTCGCTGGCCCTCTACGTGTTCCAGCAGGCGGGCGACGCCTCTAAGTACTCGCCGGCCCGGGCCTGGACCGCAGCGCTGACGCTGGTCGCCCTCGTGCTGATCTTCACGATCGGCGCCAAGCTGCTCGCCCGCCGCAACAAACTGACCCGGTAG
- the pstC gene encoding phosphate ABC transporter permease subunit PstC, with protein MGDYPSRSANATAGDLGVTPRHARGAGSGVSPSSYEEPPVGGGGALPKKSRFSMETGFRGLSLAAGTMVLVIIVAIAVFLISKAVPAIRADKENFLTYNFWRPNEAEPAFGVAVLAFGTLLTSVIALIVAVPIALGIALFLSHYAPRRLATPLGFVIDLLAAVPSVVFGLWGRDVLQEPVRDFSAWLNHYFGWLPIFGGDGPFGQSIMLGGLVLAIMVLPIVTSLSREVFQQTPGMNEEAALALGATKWEMVRTAVLPYGKPGVIAAVMLGLGRALGETIALALTLGITWQISFNLIQTGGNSIAANIANAFGEANDTGRGALIASGLVLFAITLVVNMTARAIIYRRREFRDSAA; from the coding sequence ATGGGTGACTATCCCTCCCGCTCGGCGAACGCCACCGCCGGTGACCTGGGCGTGACTCCCCGTCACGCCCGGGGCGCCGGCTCTGGCGTGTCCCCGAGCAGTTACGAAGAGCCCCCGGTCGGTGGCGGCGGCGCCCTGCCCAAGAAATCCCGGTTCTCCATGGAGACCGGATTCCGCGGTCTCTCCCTGGCCGCCGGCACGATGGTGCTGGTCATCATCGTCGCGATCGCCGTCTTCCTGATCTCGAAGGCAGTGCCGGCCATCCGGGCCGACAAAGAGAACTTCCTGACCTACAACTTCTGGCGGCCGAACGAGGCCGAGCCGGCCTTCGGTGTCGCCGTCCTGGCCTTCGGCACGCTGCTGACCTCGGTCATCGCGCTGATCGTCGCGGTGCCGATCGCGCTGGGCATCGCGCTGTTCCTCTCGCACTACGCCCCGCGCCGGCTGGCCACCCCGCTCGGCTTCGTGATCGACCTGCTGGCCGCGGTGCCCAGTGTCGTCTTCGGCCTGTGGGGCCGTGACGTGCTGCAGGAGCCGGTGCGGGACTTCTCGGCCTGGCTCAACCACTACTTCGGCTGGCTGCCGATCTTCGGCGGGGACGGTCCGTTCGGACAGTCGATCATGCTCGGTGGCCTGGTCCTGGCGATCATGGTGCTGCCGATCGTCACGTCGCTGTCCCGTGAGGTCTTCCAGCAGACCCCCGGGATGAACGAGGAGGCCGCGCTCGCGCTCGGCGCCACCAAGTGGGAGATGGTCCGCACCGCGGTCCTGCCGTACGGCAAGCCCGGTGTGATCGCCGCGGTGATGCTCGGCCTGGGCCGCGCCCTCGGCGAGACCATCGCCCTGGCGCTGACCCTCGGCATCACCTGGCAGATCTCGTTCAACCTGATCCAGACCGGCGGCAACTCGATCGCCGCCAACATCGCCAACGCGTTCGGCGAGGCGAACGACACCGGCCGCGGCGCGCTGATCGCCTCCGGTCTGGTGCTGTTCGCGATCACGCTGGTCGTCAACATGACGGCGCGGGCGATCATCTACCGCCGCCGCGAGTTCCGGGACAGTGCCGCATGA